Proteins from one Streptosporangium becharense genomic window:
- a CDS encoding energy-coupling factor ABC transporter permease: MHVPDGFFTAAVSVSAGAVAAAGVAVCLRGARRELDDRTAPMAGLVAAFVFAVQMLNFPVAAGTSGHLLGGALAAILVGPHTAVLCLAVVLLVQGFFFADGGLTALGVNITLMGVVAVLVGWGVFRLITRSARSRPAVVAASFVAALLSVPATALVFTVLFWIGGTAPIEAGTVAAAMGGVHLLIGVGEGLITAVTVSTVLAIRPDLVYGARGTTAAPLLLRGAGGDVTVAGRPTAPATALTSGPATGLTTGPGAAGGPRWFLPVGVAVAALLAGVVSFYASSSPDGLERVAEDKGFIDRATDHALGEQPLADYGEVGGIPVGLAGLAGVGVTLVAGGGLFVVVRRRGQKDTEGTGQAAGAARTGDAGRREDAGDAGNRASV; this comes from the coding sequence GTGCACGTACCCGATGGCTTCTTCACCGCAGCCGTGTCCGTCTCCGCCGGGGCCGTCGCGGCGGCCGGGGTCGCGGTCTGCCTGCGCGGCGCGCGCCGCGAACTCGACGACCGGACCGCTCCCATGGCGGGGCTCGTCGCCGCCTTCGTCTTCGCCGTGCAGATGCTCAACTTCCCGGTGGCCGCGGGGACGAGCGGGCACCTCCTCGGCGGCGCGCTCGCCGCTATACTCGTCGGCCCCCACACGGCCGTGCTGTGCCTGGCCGTCGTCCTGCTGGTGCAGGGGTTCTTCTTCGCCGACGGCGGTCTGACCGCGCTCGGAGTCAACATCACGCTCATGGGGGTCGTCGCGGTCCTGGTCGGCTGGGGCGTCTTCCGGCTGATCACCCGGAGCGCGCGGAGCAGGCCGGCCGTGGTGGCGGCCTCGTTCGTCGCCGCGCTGCTCTCCGTGCCCGCGACGGCTCTGGTGTTCACGGTGCTGTTCTGGATCGGCGGCACCGCGCCCATCGAGGCTGGCACGGTCGCCGCGGCCATGGGAGGCGTCCACCTGCTCATCGGCGTCGGGGAGGGGCTGATCACCGCGGTCACCGTCAGCACCGTGCTGGCGATCCGCCCCGACCTGGTCTACGGCGCGCGGGGGACGACGGCCGCGCCGTTGCTCCTGCGCGGTGCCGGCGGTGACGTCACGGTCGCCGGGCGGCCCACGGCACCGGCCACAGCGTTGACCAGCGGGCCGGCCACAGGGCTGACCACCGGTCCGGGCGCGGCGGGTGGTCCCCGCTGGTTCCTGCCGGTGGGCGTCGCGGTGGCGGCCCTGCTGGCGGGCGTCGTCAGTTTCTACGCCTCCTCCTCACCCGACGGCCTGGAGCGGGTCGCCGAGGACAAGGGCTTCATCGACCGGGCCACCGACCACGCACTGGGCGAGCAGCCACTGGCCGACTACGGTGAGGTGGGCGGCATCCCGGTCGGCCTGGCCGGCCTCGCCGGGGTCGGGGTGACCCTGGTCGCCGGCGGCGGGTTGTTCGTCGTCGTGCGCCGCCGGGGGCAGAAGGACACGGAGGGTACCGGCCAGGCGGCAGGCGCCGCGCGTACGGGCGACGCCGGGCGCAGAGAGGACGCCGGCGACGCGGGGAACAGGGCGTCCGTCTAG
- a CDS encoding rhomboid family intramembrane serine protease, giving the protein MNDYSTGMTPTGRSSGERFKRKAGSLAVGAVGAAIVNVVLVAIMWVTEVADYVLPGEFDLYGIRSWNPEGLGGIFLAPFLHAGFGHLMANSLPLLILGFLAALRGIGRFLAATLIIILVSGLGVWFTSSPSAVTVGASGLVFGYFGLVVARGLFDRRPLDIVVGVGVAIAYYSIVWGVLPGEDGISWQGHLFGLVGGVLAAWVVRRRRRPVAPAGY; this is encoded by the coding sequence ATGAACGACTACTCGACCGGGATGACCCCAACCGGCCGATCCTCCGGCGAGCGATTCAAGCGCAAGGCGGGAAGCCTGGCCGTGGGGGCCGTGGGTGCCGCGATCGTCAACGTCGTCCTGGTCGCGATCATGTGGGTGACGGAGGTCGCCGACTACGTGCTCCCGGGCGAGTTCGACCTCTACGGCATCAGGTCCTGGAATCCGGAGGGCCTGGGCGGCATCTTCCTCGCCCCCTTCCTCCACGCCGGTTTCGGACACCTGATGGCCAACTCGCTGCCCCTGCTGATCCTGGGGTTCCTCGCGGCGCTGCGCGGAATCGGCCGCTTCCTGGCAGCCACTCTGATCATCATCCTGGTCAGCGGCCTGGGCGTCTGGTTCACCAGCTCGCCCTCGGCCGTCACGGTCGGGGCCAGCGGCCTGGTCTTCGGCTACTTCGGCCTCGTCGTGGCCCGGGGTCTGTTCGACCGCCGTCCCCTCGACATCGTGGTCGGGGTCGGGGTGGCGATCGCCTACTACTCGATCGTCTGGGGCGTGCTGCCCGGCGAGGACGGCATCTCCTGGCAGGGACACCTGTTCGGGCTCGTCGGCGGTGTCCTCGCGGCCTGGGTGGTGCGCCGCAGGCGCCGTCCGGTCGCCCCCGCGGGCTACTAG
- a CDS encoding crotonase/enoyl-CoA hydratase family protein produces the protein MSDEVLVDVDGGVAVITINRPRARNAVNGAVARGIAAALDGLEERRDVAAYVLTGAGGTFCAGMDLKGFLSGDFPVIPGRGFGGIAEAPPKKPIVAAVEGYALAGGFELALACDIILASEEAKFGLPEPKRGLVAGAGGVMRLPQRIPYHVAMEIALTGDHFPASRLYELGLVNHITPVGEALAGAVELARKIAANAPLALAATKRVIVESADWSRDEMFKKQAEIIDPVFGSKDAMEGAAAFAEKRAPRWQGE, from the coding sequence GTGTCTGACGAGGTTCTGGTCGACGTCGACGGCGGGGTCGCCGTCATCACGATCAACCGCCCCCGGGCCAGGAACGCCGTCAACGGCGCGGTCGCCCGGGGCATCGCGGCAGCCCTGGACGGACTGGAGGAGCGTAGGGACGTGGCCGCCTACGTCCTCACCGGCGCCGGCGGCACGTTCTGCGCGGGCATGGACCTGAAGGGGTTCCTCAGTGGGGACTTCCCGGTCATCCCGGGCAGGGGCTTCGGCGGCATCGCGGAGGCGCCGCCGAAGAAGCCGATCGTCGCGGCCGTCGAGGGATACGCCCTGGCCGGTGGCTTCGAGCTGGCGCTGGCCTGCGACATCATCCTCGCCTCCGAGGAGGCGAAGTTCGGGCTGCCGGAGCCCAAGCGCGGTCTGGTCGCGGGGGCGGGCGGCGTGATGCGGCTGCCCCAGCGCATCCCGTACCACGTCGCGATGGAGATCGCCCTGACCGGCGACCACTTCCCCGCCTCCCGGCTGTACGAACTCGGCCTGGTCAACCACATCACGCCCGTGGGTGAGGCGCTGGCCGGAGCGGTCGAGCTGGCCAGGAAGATCGCCGCCAACGCCCCGCTCGCCCTCGCCGCGACCAAACGGGTGATCGTCGAGTCCGCCGACTGGAGCAGGGACGAGATGTTCAAGAAGCAGGCGGAGATCATCGATCCGGTGTTCGGCTCCAAGGACGCGATGGAGGGGGCGGCGGCCTTCGCCGAGAAGCGCGCTCCCCGGTGGCAGGGGGAGTAG
- the cbiQ gene encoding cobalt ECF transporter T component CbiQ: MGAGHRHQLYRPGGTPVHRLPPQCKLAASAGFTLVVVATPREWFWAFGVYAALLAGVACVARVPAGFVLRRMVVEVPFVAFALAVPFIGLGERVSVMGVSLSVAGLWAAWNILAKATLGVVASILLAATTEPRLMLLGAQRLRLPPLLVQIAMFMLRYMDVVMEEMRRMRVARESRGFAARDVRHIPVIARSAGALFIRSYERGERVHLAMLSRGYTGSVPVIQDLTASSRQWFAAGMLPGTALAVLLGTWGLA; the protein is encoded by the coding sequence GTGGGTGCGGGTCATCGTCACCAGCTCTACCGGCCGGGCGGCACACCGGTGCACCGGCTGCCGCCGCAGTGCAAGCTGGCGGCGTCGGCGGGGTTCACCCTGGTGGTCGTCGCCACTCCGCGCGAGTGGTTCTGGGCCTTCGGCGTGTACGCCGCCCTGCTGGCCGGGGTGGCCTGCGTCGCGCGCGTCCCTGCGGGTTTCGTGCTGCGGCGCATGGTGGTGGAGGTCCCGTTCGTGGCGTTCGCGCTGGCCGTGCCCTTCATCGGGCTCGGCGAGCGGGTGAGCGTCATGGGCGTGTCGCTCAGCGTCGCGGGGCTCTGGGCGGCCTGGAACATCCTGGCCAAGGCCACCCTGGGGGTGGTCGCGAGCATCCTGCTGGCGGCCACCACCGAGCCCCGGTTGATGCTTCTCGGCGCGCAGCGGCTGCGGCTGCCGCCGTTGCTGGTGCAGATCGCCATGTTCATGCTCCGCTACATGGACGTGGTCATGGAGGAGATGCGCCGGATGAGGGTCGCCAGGGAGTCCCGGGGGTTCGCGGCCCGTGACGTGCGGCACATCCCGGTGATCGCCCGGTCCGCCGGAGCGCTGTTCATCCGCTCGTACGAGCGGGGCGAGCGGGTGCACCTGGCGATGCTGAGTCGCGGCTACACCGGTTCGGTACCGGTCATCCAGGATCTGACCGCGTCGTCGCGGCAGTGGTTCGCAGCGGGTATGTTGCCGGGCACGGCGCTCGCCGTACTGCTCGGAACCTGGGGGCTGGCATGA
- a CDS encoding SDR family NAD(P)-dependent oxidoreductase yields the protein MDLNGAAAIISGGASGLGEATARDLAAHGVTVVIADLNEERGKSLADELGGVFVKTDVSDEEQVQAAVDAAVATGKPLRVVVNSAGIGWASRTVNRDGSPHDLASYRKVIEVNLIGTFNLMRIGAAAIAKTEPVDADGQRGVVINTASVAALEGQTGQVAYSASKGGIVGMTVPAARDLAAVGIRVNTICPGIIDTPIYGFSSDSDAFKAKLVAPVVFPKRMGLASEFAHLVRSLIENDYMNAETIRFDGGIRFQPK from the coding sequence ATGGACCTGAACGGAGCAGCAGCAATCATCTCGGGCGGTGCCAGCGGTCTCGGCGAGGCCACGGCCCGCGACCTCGCCGCGCACGGTGTGACCGTCGTCATCGCCGACCTCAACGAGGAGCGCGGCAAGTCCCTGGCCGACGAGCTCGGCGGCGTCTTCGTCAAGACGGACGTGTCCGACGAGGAGCAGGTGCAGGCGGCCGTCGACGCGGCCGTGGCCACCGGCAAGCCGCTGCGCGTCGTGGTGAACAGCGCGGGAATCGGCTGGGCGAGCAGGACCGTCAACCGCGACGGTTCGCCCCATGACCTGGCCTCCTACCGCAAGGTCATCGAGGTCAACCTGATCGGCACCTTCAACCTCATGCGCATCGGCGCCGCGGCGATCGCCAAGACGGAACCGGTCGACGCGGACGGCCAGCGCGGTGTGGTGATCAACACTGCCTCGGTGGCGGCGCTGGAGGGGCAGACGGGTCAGGTGGCCTACTCGGCGTCCAAGGGCGGGATCGTCGGCATGACCGTTCCGGCCGCGCGTGACCTCGCCGCGGTCGGCATCCGCGTCAACACCATCTGCCCGGGCATCATCGACACCCCGATCTACGGTTTCTCGTCCGACTCCGACGCGTTCAAAGCCAAGCTCGTGGCTCCGGTGGTCTTCCCCAAGCGCATGGGCCTGGCCTCGGAGTTCGCGCACCTGGTCCGCTCACTGATCGAGAACGACTACATGAACGCCGAGACCATCCGTTTCGACGGCGGCATCCGCTTCCAGCCCAAGTAG
- a CDS encoding glycosyltransferase family 2 protein codes for MTGTILQRVRTGRGGCDITREEAARRDVDVTVIVPVHNCRSYLDRCLTSLLVQRVALEIVVVDDGSTDGGADLLDLYASYHRGVVRVIRQEASGGAGRPRNVGLAHARGRYVFFCDADDYLGPEALERMLAMADRNGSDIVLGKIVGHDRRAPVSMFRENAERVPLGDSAVYNSLSCFKLFRREMLERYGIRFDETLLVGEDLVFTAHAYCHAEVISVVADYDCYHLVDRPDGTSIMQRPGSRDPVAWLRMIRRPIEIVLAHVCPGDLRDHLLRRHFRLDAFGNLGRPFLEAGEVERKEIVAEVADMCERWLTDGVRARLPAIDRSRIAALEDIDRLVRLAHIESAVIRRELTGLRWDAQGRLVVSGRVALEVPEQYGRPEIPGGTPVLVLRRRHDGLGAQREAVVPVTGGCAEFTGIVDACRLPPGVWDVHVRVDFEGVPRLARLGAGRDGRVAPPEPRVAGAVVALPYFTRPYGNLSVDVGGHVTAVPGCVRLACARWASGHRLVLDGEVTVCGEAVAASAVRHLVWRERESGRERRQPVTAGDGGTFTARQAMGRLSPGTWDAYLELDLGGPPARFRIEAAPEAITEPRTWWRGAVRWSVRPYATAGKGRLSTVVRTLGPRTFVRRMVR; via the coding sequence GTGACGGGAACGATCCTCCAGCGAGTTCGCACGGGGCGGGGCGGTTGCGACATCACGAGGGAGGAGGCGGCCCGGCGCGACGTCGACGTCACCGTGATCGTCCCCGTCCACAACTGCCGGTCCTATCTCGACAGGTGCCTGACCTCGCTGCTCGTCCAGCGCGTCGCCCTGGAGATCGTGGTCGTCGACGACGGTTCCACCGACGGCGGCGCCGATCTGCTCGATCTCTACGCCTCCTACCATCGCGGTGTCGTCCGCGTCATCAGGCAGGAGGCCTCCGGGGGTGCGGGCCGGCCGCGCAACGTCGGGCTGGCCCACGCCCGCGGCAGGTATGTGTTCTTCTGCGACGCGGACGACTACCTCGGCCCGGAGGCGCTGGAGCGGATGCTCGCGATGGCCGACCGCAACGGCTCGGACATCGTGCTCGGGAAGATCGTCGGGCATGACCGCCGGGCGCCGGTCTCGATGTTCCGGGAGAACGCCGAGCGGGTGCCGCTGGGCGACAGCGCGGTCTACAACAGCCTGAGCTGCTTCAAGCTCTTCCGCAGGGAGATGCTGGAGCGGTACGGCATCCGTTTCGACGAGACGCTCCTGGTAGGTGAGGACCTGGTCTTCACCGCCCATGCGTACTGTCACGCGGAAGTGATCTCCGTCGTCGCCGACTACGACTGCTACCACCTGGTCGACCGGCCCGACGGCACCAGCATCATGCAACGTCCCGGCAGCCGCGACCCGGTCGCCTGGCTGCGGATGATCAGGCGGCCGATCGAGATCGTTCTCGCCCACGTGTGCCCCGGTGACCTGCGCGACCACCTCCTGCGGCGTCATTTCCGGCTGGACGCCTTCGGCAACCTGGGCCGGCCGTTCCTGGAGGCGGGAGAGGTCGAGCGCAAGGAGATCGTGGCCGAGGTGGCCGACATGTGCGAGCGGTGGCTGACCGACGGGGTCCGTGCCCGGCTCCCCGCGATCGACCGCAGCCGGATCGCCGCGCTGGAGGACATCGACCGCCTCGTCCGGCTGGCGCACATCGAGTCGGCGGTGATCCGCCGGGAGCTCACCGGCCTCCGCTGGGACGCTCAGGGGCGGCTGGTCGTCTCCGGCAGGGTGGCACTGGAGGTGCCGGAGCAGTACGGCCGCCCGGAGATTCCCGGCGGTACCCCGGTCCTGGTGTTGCGGCGCCGGCACGACGGGCTCGGCGCGCAACGGGAGGCCGTCGTCCCGGTGACCGGCGGCTGCGCGGAGTTCACCGGGATCGTGGACGCCTGCCGGCTGCCCCCGGGGGTCTGGGACGTCCACGTCCGGGTTGACTTCGAGGGCGTGCCGCGGCTCGCCCGGCTCGGCGCCGGCCGCGACGGACGCGTCGCCCCGCCGGAGCCGCGGGTGGCGGGGGCCGTCGTCGCCCTGCCGTACTTCACCCGGCCCTACGGCAATCTCAGCGTCGACGTCGGGGGGCATGTGACCGCGGTCCCGGGGTGCGTCCGGCTGGCGTGCGCGCGCTGGGCGTCCGGCCACCGGCTGGTGCTCGACGGAGAGGTCACCGTGTGCGGTGAGGCTGTGGCGGCTTCGGCCGTGCGCCACCTGGTGTGGCGGGAGCGCGAGTCGGGGCGTGAGCGGCGGCAGCCGGTGACGGCCGGTGACGGAGGCACGTTCACGGCACGGCAGGCCATGGGTCGGTTGTCCCCCGGCACCTGGGACGCCTACCTCGAACTGGACCTGGGCGGACCGCCCGCGCGGTTCAGGATCGAGGCGGCGCCCGAGGCGATCACCGAGCCGCGCACCTGGTGGCGGGGTGCGGTCCGCTGGAGCGTCCGGCCCTACGCGACCGCCGGGAAGGGACGGCTCAGCACGGTGGTCCGCACTCTCGGCCCCCGTACGTTCGTCAGGCGCATGGTGCGTTGA
- a CDS encoding STAS domain-containing protein (This anti-anti-sigma factor, or anti-sigma factor antagonist, belongs to a family that includes characterized members SpoIIAA, RsbV, RsfA, and RsfB.) yields the protein MKLRLARRAVGDAVVVAVEGELDLFTAPFLRDEVRDAIKLDGSRLVLDLTALSFMDSSGLSVLIEAWRLATSEGGGVCLASPQAPVARILRTTGLDRRIKVYPDVDTAVEEI from the coding sequence ATGAAGCTACGGCTGGCTCGCCGCGCCGTCGGCGACGCCGTGGTGGTGGCCGTCGAGGGCGAGCTCGACCTGTTCACCGCTCCCTTCCTGCGGGACGAGGTCCGTGACGCGATCAAGCTGGACGGCTCCCGGCTCGTCCTCGACCTCACCGCCCTGTCGTTCATGGACTCCAGCGGGCTGTCGGTGCTGATCGAGGCGTGGCGGCTGGCCACGAGCGAGGGCGGCGGCGTGTGCCTGGCCTCGCCCCAGGCGCCGGTGGCCCGGATCCTGCGGACGACCGGCCTCGACCGGAGGATAAAGGTCTACCCTGACGTGGACACGGCCGTCGAAGAGATTTAG
- a CDS encoding energy-coupling factor ABC transporter ATP-binding protein, producing the protein MTPADAADTPADTSADTVPSLEVHRLAYAYPDGTQALFGVDFRVGRGERVALLGPNGAGKTTLVMHLNGILTAGHGTVTVAGMPVEKGTLREIRRRVGLVFQDPDDQLFMPTVREDVAFGPANLGVTGEELAFRVKDALERVGMLEAIDRPPHHLSFGQRRRVAVATVLAMEPEILVLDEPSSNLDPASRRELAEILRGLDVTILMVTHDLPYALELCERALILSGGVIAADGPTREILSDAGLLAAHRLELPYGFAPP; encoded by the coding sequence ATGACACCGGCAGACGCGGCGGACACCCCGGCGGACACCTCGGCGGACACGGTGCCCTCGCTGGAGGTTCACCGCCTGGCGTACGCGTACCCGGACGGCACGCAGGCGCTGTTCGGCGTGGACTTCCGGGTGGGACGCGGGGAGCGGGTGGCGCTGCTCGGGCCGAACGGCGCGGGGAAGACCACGCTGGTCATGCACCTCAACGGCATCCTGACGGCCGGGCACGGTACGGTGACCGTGGCCGGGATGCCGGTGGAGAAGGGCACCCTCCGGGAGATCCGCCGCAGGGTCGGCCTGGTCTTCCAGGATCCCGACGACCAGCTCTTCATGCCGACCGTCAGGGAGGACGTGGCCTTCGGCCCGGCCAACCTGGGGGTGACGGGTGAGGAGCTCGCGTTCCGGGTCAAGGACGCGCTGGAACGCGTCGGCATGCTGGAGGCGATCGACCGGCCGCCGCACCACCTGTCCTTCGGCCAGCGCCGCCGGGTGGCGGTGGCCACCGTGCTGGCCATGGAGCCGGAGATCCTGGTGCTGGACGAACCGTCGTCCAACCTCGACCCGGCCTCCCGCCGTGAACTGGCCGAGATCCTCCGGGGGCTCGACGTGACCATCCTGATGGTCACCCACGACCTGCCCTACGCGCTGGAGTTGTGTGAGCGCGCGCTCATCCTCTCCGGCGGCGTGATCGCCGCCGACGGCCCGACCCGTGAGATCCTCTCCGACGCCGGTCTCCTCGCGGCTCACCGTCTCGAACTGCCCTACGGTTTCGCGCCTCCGTGA
- a CDS encoding serine/threonine protein kinase, whose protein sequence is MPDLAPLRPEDPDRVREYRLTARLGEGGQGTVYLGESPTGARVAVKLLRADLTQDAEAMERFVREVSTTRRVSPFCTAAVLDTGVDHERPYIVSEYIDGPTLQEVVTGQGPRTGSALHRLAIGTVTALVAIHQAEIVHRDFKPSNVLLAPDGPRVIDFGIAKALDRTSTLTGTAIGTPAYMTPEQLAGDNAGSPADMFAWGCTMVFAATGSPPFGTDSLAAIFNRIMNLTPDLSAITDPALRELVGHCLAKDPTQRPTASEALMRLLGHAGPDARNAAPPVSPQRILDQGAAAAAQHTGPDNPSYQHGSQTTSPYRAAPPYQTGPDSHATYPAATPYQPGFDNRPPYQPTVGFESYPSPQPGFNSYPQQVGSGGYPPPHGFVPHETTYPAGQGPRPDGGRRMRRIWTVVGAGLVLTLVAVTITLVVRNQTTTTPAAGSGSPAATKSATPTPTPTPPPAVPPADRKIKLPGSSLTIHESDKDPIRLAAYSIPGGEDDTHLYVRKTDTPDFVRNNVYFHYALNPAGTQAVATVRSYTSDNYEVVAIVDHATAARSDVRIAKSPVYSLYPKWSPDGTKVMVTLRQTVGDGNEPYGFAIIDIATKKADVVRVKDKDVGEWSYFWRSDGQAVGTWADSNDIKRIRFYDSQGEIAQTVQSVGGPIWVDADYINPAGTLMITDCEDTEEICLWPADRAITEGRPEVRIPFSASQILGWYDDEHIIAWRERGSGHEAVVIDFKGKVKRVFATSTNNKEYDRQFMWYTRTG, encoded by the coding sequence ATGCCGGACCTTGCGCCTCTGCGGCCCGAGGACCCCGACAGGGTGCGGGAGTACCGGCTCACCGCCCGCCTCGGCGAGGGCGGCCAGGGAACGGTCTACCTCGGCGAGTCCCCCACCGGAGCCCGCGTCGCGGTCAAGCTCCTACGCGCCGACCTCACCCAGGACGCCGAGGCCATGGAACGCTTCGTCCGCGAGGTCAGCACCACCCGGCGGGTCTCCCCGTTCTGCACCGCCGCCGTGCTCGACACCGGCGTCGACCACGAACGCCCCTACATCGTCAGCGAGTACATCGACGGGCCCACCCTGCAAGAGGTCGTCACCGGCCAAGGCCCGCGCACCGGCTCGGCGCTGCACCGCCTGGCCATCGGCACCGTCACCGCGCTGGTGGCCATCCACCAGGCCGAGATCGTGCACCGCGACTTCAAACCCTCCAACGTGCTGCTGGCCCCCGACGGCCCCCGCGTGATCGACTTCGGCATCGCCAAGGCCCTGGACCGCACCTCCACCCTGACCGGCACCGCGATCGGCACCCCCGCCTACATGACCCCCGAACAACTGGCCGGCGACAACGCCGGATCACCGGCCGACATGTTCGCCTGGGGCTGCACCATGGTGTTCGCCGCCACCGGGTCGCCGCCGTTCGGCACCGACAGCCTGGCCGCCATCTTCAACCGGATCATGAACCTGACCCCGGACCTGTCGGCCATCACCGACCCGGCGCTGCGCGAACTGGTCGGGCACTGCCTGGCCAAGGACCCCACCCAGCGGCCCACCGCGAGCGAGGCGCTGATGCGGCTGCTCGGGCATGCCGGCCCGGACGCGCGCAATGCCGCGCCGCCCGTCTCGCCGCAGAGGATACTCGACCAGGGTGCGGCCGCCGCGGCCCAGCACACCGGCCCGGACAACCCCTCCTACCAGCACGGTTCCCAGACCACCTCCCCGTACCGGGCCGCCCCGCCGTACCAGACCGGCCCGGACAGTCATGCGACCTACCCCGCCGCAACGCCCTACCAGCCGGGTTTCGACAACCGTCCGCCCTACCAGCCCACGGTGGGATTCGAGAGTTATCCGTCCCCCCAGCCCGGGTTCAACAGCTACCCGCAGCAGGTCGGTTCCGGCGGTTATCCGCCGCCGCACGGGTTCGTGCCGCACGAGACGACCTATCCGGCGGGACAGGGGCCCAGGCCGGACGGCGGCCGGCGCATGCGCCGGATCTGGACCGTGGTCGGCGCCGGACTCGTACTCACCCTCGTCGCGGTGACGATCACCCTGGTGGTGCGGAACCAGACCACGACCACGCCCGCGGCGGGTTCCGGATCGCCGGCGGCCACCAAGTCCGCCACTCCCACCCCCACTCCCACCCCGCCCCCCGCGGTGCCCCCGGCGGACCGGAAGATCAAGCTCCCGGGCAGTTCCCTCACCATCCACGAGAGCGACAAGGACCCGATCAGGCTGGCCGCCTACAGCATCCCGGGAGGAGAGGACGACACCCACCTCTACGTCCGTAAGACCGACACTCCGGACTTCGTGCGAAACAACGTGTACTTCCACTACGCGCTGAACCCTGCGGGCACCCAGGCCGTCGCCACGGTTCGCTCGTACACCTCGGACAACTACGAGGTCGTCGCGATCGTCGACCACGCGACCGCGGCGAGGAGCGACGTGAGGATCGCCAAGTCTCCGGTCTACTCGCTCTACCCGAAGTGGTCGCCGGACGGCACCAAGGTCATGGTCACCCTGCGCCAGACAGTCGGTGACGGCAATGAGCCCTACGGTTTCGCGATCATCGACATCGCCACCAAGAAGGCCGACGTCGTCCGGGTGAAGGACAAGGACGTGGGTGAATGGTCCTACTTCTGGCGAAGTGACGGCCAGGCGGTCGGCACCTGGGCGGACAGCAACGACATCAAGCGCATCCGCTTCTACGACTCGCAGGGCGAGATCGCGCAGACCGTGCAGAGCGTGGGCGGCCCGATCTGGGTCGACGCGGACTACATCAACCCGGCCGGCACGTTGATGATCACGGACTGCGAGGACACCGAGGAGATCTGCCTCTGGCCCGCCGACCGGGCCATCACCGAAGGCAGGCCGGAGGTCCGGATCCCGTTCTCGGCCAGTCAGATCCTCGGCTGGTACGACGACGAGCACATCATCGCCTGGCGGGAGCGGGGCTCCGGGCACGAGGCCGTGGTGATCGACTTCAAGGGCAAGGTGAAGCGGGTGTTCGCCACCAGCACCAACAACAAGGAGTACGACCGGCAGTTCATGTGGTACACCAGGACCGGCTGA
- a CDS encoding metallophosphoesterase family protein, whose protein sequence is MRFAIVGDIHANFAEADELIRRHAGPVEVIFSVGDAEPNRTEAESLEVGGPAKHRKVGDFPEFAAGRRTMSAPVHFIGGNHEPWPSLDAHGAGEWAPGFHFLGRSGVREIAGLRVAFLSGVYSRYFSEPDEPPEITPERLKEYGYFTRPHLDRLLRRARGTRIDLLLTHDWPAGLSYRHHGRIPVGRDLVRMLTDTLAPQVHACGHMHAPFRERVGGTDVICLSQVVQGADAVAVLELAPDGTLREVPCAE, encoded by the coding sequence ATGAGGTTCGCGATCGTCGGTGACATCCATGCCAACTTCGCTGAGGCGGACGAGTTGATCCGGCGCCACGCTGGCCCGGTTGAGGTGATCTTCAGTGTCGGGGACGCCGAGCCGAACAGGACCGAGGCGGAGAGTCTCGAAGTGGGCGGCCCTGCCAAGCACCGCAAGGTCGGGGATTTCCCGGAGTTCGCCGCGGGGCGCCGCACCATGAGCGCTCCCGTCCATTTCATCGGAGGCAACCACGAGCCGTGGCCCTCGCTCGACGCGCACGGCGCAGGGGAGTGGGCGCCCGGTTTCCACTTCCTCGGGCGTTCCGGTGTGCGGGAGATCGCCGGGCTGCGGGTCGCCTTCCTGTCCGGCGTCTACTCACGCTATTTCAGCGAGCCGGACGAGCCACCCGAGATCACGCCGGAGCGGCTGAAGGAGTACGGCTACTTCACCAGGCCGCACCTCGACCGCCTGCTCCGCCGGGCACGGGGCACGAGGATCGACCTGTTGCTCACCCACGACTGGCCGGCGGGCCTGTCCTATCGCCATCACGGCAGGATCCCCGTGGGACGCGACCTCGTCCGGATGCTGACGGACACCCTCGCGCCGCAGGTGCACGCCTGCGGCCACATGCACGCGCCGTTCAGGGAACGGGTCGGCGGCACGGACGTGATCTGCCTGTCCCAGGTCGTCCAGGGTGCGGACGCGGTCGCCGTCCTCGAACTCGCGCCGGACGGCACTCTGCGGGAGGTTCCGTGCGCGGAGTGA